A region of Salvia splendens isolate huo1 chromosome 17, SspV2, whole genome shotgun sequence DNA encodes the following proteins:
- the LOC121774607 gene encoding phosphatidate cytidylyltransferase 1-like isoform X1, producing the protein MDRDNGSGGPSTPSGPTARLRRRKGSTEVAPEVETNGDRLLFNDRNKYKSMLIRTYSTVWMIGGFVSIIYLGHLYIWAMVVVIQIFMAKELFNLLRKAHEDRQLPGFRLLNWHFFFTVMLFVYGRILSQRLVNTVTMDKFLYKLVGRLIKYHMVTCYFLYIAGFMWFILTLKKKMYKYQFSQYAWTHMILIVVFTQSAFTVANIFEGIFWFLLPASLIVINDIAAYIFGFFFGRTPLIKLSPKKTWEGFIGASFATMISAFVLANIMGRFQWLTCPRKDLSTGWLECDPGSLFKPEYYTVPQWFPEWFPWREISILPVQWHALCLGLFASIIAPFGGFFASGFKRAFKIKDFGDSIPGHGGITDRMDCQLPTFASNARNKFRNDVFLELLAIFCLLALTNVQMVMAVFAYIYHQSFIVPQSLSIEMIMDQILMNLTFEEQRALYTKLGQIIMEKQFGES; encoded by the exons ATGGACAGGGATAATGGTTCTGGTGGCCCATCAACACCTAGTGGGCCTACTGCAAGGTTACGCCGGCGGAAAGGCTCAACTGAG GTCGCTCCAGAAGTTGAAACAAACGGCGATCGTTTACTTTTCAATGACCGTAACAAGTACAAGTCAATGTTAATCCGGACATATTCAACTGTCTGGATGATTGGAGGATTTGTCTCGATAATATACTTGGGTCACCTTTATATATGGGCTATGGTAGTGGTTATTCAAATATTTATGGCTAAGGAGCTGTTCAATTTGCTTAGGAAGGCACATGAAGACCGGCAACTCCCTGGTTTTAGGCTCTTAAATTG GCACTTCTTCTTCACAGTCATGCTTTTCGTATACGGTCGAATTCTCAGTCAAAGGCTTGTCAATACTGTGACTATGGACAAATTCTTGTATAAGCTGGTGGGCAGACTTATAAAATATCATATGGTGACCTGTTATTTCTTGTATATCGCAG GTTTTATGTGGTTCATCCTTACATTGAAAAAGAAGATGTACAAGTATCAATTTAGCCAATATGCTTGGACACACATGATTTTGATTGTGGTGTTTACACAATCAGCATTTACAGTGGCTAATATTTTTGAAGGAATATTCTG GTTCCTTCTTCCAGCATCACTTATTGTAATCAATGACATTGCTGCTTATATTTTTGGATTCTTCTTCGGGAGAACTCCTTTGATCAAGCTCTCACCAAAGAAAACATGGGAAGGCTTTATTGGAGCGTCTTTTGCTACTATGATCTCTGCCTTTGTG CTGGCAAATATAATGGGTCGCTTTCAGTGGTTAACATGCCCAAGAAAG GATTTGTCGACTGGTTGGCTAGAATGTGATCCTGGTTCATTGTTTAAGCCTGAATATTATACCGTGCCACAGTGGTTTCCTGAATGG TTTCCATGGAGAGAGATTTCTATTTTACCTGTGCAGTGGCATGCATTATGTCTTGGTCTTTTTGCATCAATTATAGCACCTTTTGGAGGCTTTTTTGCCAGTGGCTTTAAACGGGCTTTCAAGATCAAG GATTTTGGAGATAGCATTCCTGGACATGGTGGTATCACAGATAGAATGGATTGCCAG TTACCTACATTTGCTTCCAATGCCCGGAACAAATTTCGTAACGACGTCTTTCTTGAGCTACTTGCGATTTTCTGCTTATTAGCACTGACCAATGTGCAGATGGTGATGGCCGTCTTTGCATACATATACCACCAATCGTTCATTGTACCACAAAGCCTGTCAATCGAGATGATCATGGACCAG ATTCTAATGAACCTGACGTTTGAGGAGCAGAGAGCTCTGTACACGAAACTCGGGCAGATAATCATGGAAAAGCAGTTCGGAGAATCCTAA
- the LOC121774607 gene encoding phosphatidate cytidylyltransferase 1-like isoform X2 yields MDRDNGSGGPSTPSGPTARLRRRKGSTEVAPEVETNGDRLLFNDRNKYKSMLIRTYSTVWMIGGFVSIIYLGHLYIWAMVVVIQIFMAKELFNLLRKAHEDRQLPGFRLLNWHFFFTVMLFVYGRILSQRLVNTVTMDKFLYKLVGRLIKYHMVTCYFLYIAGFMWFILTLKKKMYKYQFSQYAWTHMILIVVFTQSAFTVANIFEGIFWFLLPASLIVINDIAAYIFGFFFGRTPLIKLSPKKTWEGFIGASFATMISAFVLANIMGRFQWLTCPRKDLSTGWLECDPGSLFKPEYYTVPQWFPEWFPWREISILPVQWHALCLGLFASIIAPFGGFFASGFKRAFKIKDFGDSIPGHGGITDRMDCQMVMAVFAYIYHQSFIVPQSLSIEMIMDQILMNLTFEEQRALYTKLGQIIMEKQFGES; encoded by the exons ATGGACAGGGATAATGGTTCTGGTGGCCCATCAACACCTAGTGGGCCTACTGCAAGGTTACGCCGGCGGAAAGGCTCAACTGAG GTCGCTCCAGAAGTTGAAACAAACGGCGATCGTTTACTTTTCAATGACCGTAACAAGTACAAGTCAATGTTAATCCGGACATATTCAACTGTCTGGATGATTGGAGGATTTGTCTCGATAATATACTTGGGTCACCTTTATATATGGGCTATGGTAGTGGTTATTCAAATATTTATGGCTAAGGAGCTGTTCAATTTGCTTAGGAAGGCACATGAAGACCGGCAACTCCCTGGTTTTAGGCTCTTAAATTG GCACTTCTTCTTCACAGTCATGCTTTTCGTATACGGTCGAATTCTCAGTCAAAGGCTTGTCAATACTGTGACTATGGACAAATTCTTGTATAAGCTGGTGGGCAGACTTATAAAATATCATATGGTGACCTGTTATTTCTTGTATATCGCAG GTTTTATGTGGTTCATCCTTACATTGAAAAAGAAGATGTACAAGTATCAATTTAGCCAATATGCTTGGACACACATGATTTTGATTGTGGTGTTTACACAATCAGCATTTACAGTGGCTAATATTTTTGAAGGAATATTCTG GTTCCTTCTTCCAGCATCACTTATTGTAATCAATGACATTGCTGCTTATATTTTTGGATTCTTCTTCGGGAGAACTCCTTTGATCAAGCTCTCACCAAAGAAAACATGGGAAGGCTTTATTGGAGCGTCTTTTGCTACTATGATCTCTGCCTTTGTG CTGGCAAATATAATGGGTCGCTTTCAGTGGTTAACATGCCCAAGAAAG GATTTGTCGACTGGTTGGCTAGAATGTGATCCTGGTTCATTGTTTAAGCCTGAATATTATACCGTGCCACAGTGGTTTCCTGAATGG TTTCCATGGAGAGAGATTTCTATTTTACCTGTGCAGTGGCATGCATTATGTCTTGGTCTTTTTGCATCAATTATAGCACCTTTTGGAGGCTTTTTTGCCAGTGGCTTTAAACGGGCTTTCAAGATCAAG GATTTTGGAGATAGCATTCCTGGACATGGTGGTATCACAGATAGAATGGATTGCCAG ATGGTGATGGCCGTCTTTGCATACATATACCACCAATCGTTCATTGTACCACAAAGCCTGTCAATCGAGATGATCATGGACCAG ATTCTAATGAACCTGACGTTTGAGGAGCAGAGAGCTCTGTACACGAAACTCGGGCAGATAATCATGGAAAAGCAGTTCGGAGAATCCTAA
- the LOC121774607 gene encoding phosphatidate cytidylyltransferase 1-like isoform X3, which translates to MLIRTYSTVWMIGGFVSIIYLGHLYIWAMVVVIQIFMAKELFNLLRKAHEDRQLPGFRLLNWHFFFTVMLFVYGRILSQRLVNTVTMDKFLYKLVGRLIKYHMVTCYFLYIAGFMWFILTLKKKMYKYQFSQYAWTHMILIVVFTQSAFTVANIFEGIFWFLLPASLIVINDIAAYIFGFFFGRTPLIKLSPKKTWEGFIGASFATMISAFVLANIMGRFQWLTCPRKDLSTGWLECDPGSLFKPEYYTVPQWFPEWFPWREISILPVQWHALCLGLFASIIAPFGGFFASGFKRAFKIKDFGDSIPGHGGITDRMDCQLPTFASNARNKFRNDVFLELLAIFCLLALTNVQMVMAVFAYIYHQSFIVPQSLSIEMIMDQILMNLTFEEQRALYTKLGQIIMEKQFGES; encoded by the exons ATGTTAATCCGGACATATTCAACTGTCTGGATGATTGGAGGATTTGTCTCGATAATATACTTGGGTCACCTTTATATATGGGCTATGGTAGTGGTTATTCAAATATTTATGGCTAAGGAGCTGTTCAATTTGCTTAGGAAGGCACATGAAGACCGGCAACTCCCTGGTTTTAGGCTCTTAAATTG GCACTTCTTCTTCACAGTCATGCTTTTCGTATACGGTCGAATTCTCAGTCAAAGGCTTGTCAATACTGTGACTATGGACAAATTCTTGTATAAGCTGGTGGGCAGACTTATAAAATATCATATGGTGACCTGTTATTTCTTGTATATCGCAG GTTTTATGTGGTTCATCCTTACATTGAAAAAGAAGATGTACAAGTATCAATTTAGCCAATATGCTTGGACACACATGATTTTGATTGTGGTGTTTACACAATCAGCATTTACAGTGGCTAATATTTTTGAAGGAATATTCTG GTTCCTTCTTCCAGCATCACTTATTGTAATCAATGACATTGCTGCTTATATTTTTGGATTCTTCTTCGGGAGAACTCCTTTGATCAAGCTCTCACCAAAGAAAACATGGGAAGGCTTTATTGGAGCGTCTTTTGCTACTATGATCTCTGCCTTTGTG CTGGCAAATATAATGGGTCGCTTTCAGTGGTTAACATGCCCAAGAAAG GATTTGTCGACTGGTTGGCTAGAATGTGATCCTGGTTCATTGTTTAAGCCTGAATATTATACCGTGCCACAGTGGTTTCCTGAATGG TTTCCATGGAGAGAGATTTCTATTTTACCTGTGCAGTGGCATGCATTATGTCTTGGTCTTTTTGCATCAATTATAGCACCTTTTGGAGGCTTTTTTGCCAGTGGCTTTAAACGGGCTTTCAAGATCAAG GATTTTGGAGATAGCATTCCTGGACATGGTGGTATCACAGATAGAATGGATTGCCAG TTACCTACATTTGCTTCCAATGCCCGGAACAAATTTCGTAACGACGTCTTTCTTGAGCTACTTGCGATTTTCTGCTTATTAGCACTGACCAATGTGCAGATGGTGATGGCCGTCTTTGCATACATATACCACCAATCGTTCATTGTACCACAAAGCCTGTCAATCGAGATGATCATGGACCAG ATTCTAATGAACCTGACGTTTGAGGAGCAGAGAGCTCTGTACACGAAACTCGGGCAGATAATCATGGAAAAGCAGTTCGGAGAATCCTAA